CGGTCGTTCCACCGGCTTCGGCGGCATCACCAGGTCTGGGTTACCGTGAAGCTGAAGACTTTCCAAGTCGCTTAGCAAGTGGATCGCATCGGGTAACGTAATCAGCTTGTTACAGCTTAGATTCAGTTTCTTTAGAGAACCGCATCTGTGAAAATTATAGGTAGTTGGAACGATGGAAGTTTTTCTTGGATTGTGTAAACGTGGCCCATTTTTTCACTGGCTGAATGAACATGAAACCATTGATGAACTATTTGGTTGAACTAATTCAATCATTTAGAACATCGACATTATTTACGATGTCAACAACCCCCGTTCTTTATATTCAGCGAATTACATGACATTATTTcttatattacatttattttttcgtaATATGTAGCACATTCATGTAGCATGACAGCCTTTGAAAGATCTGACTATCTAGATTAATGTTCCAAGATATAAAACGCCGCATATGTCTTGCTTATACGATTTATTATGAAAACAGCAGCTGTTGAAGAAATAAATACGCAGTTTTCATGTTAATAGATCATTTGTTAATATATATTATGTGTCGCAGTAAATGATAGACACGCGTTGTCAGGAAACCGTAACAACGCAATAATTTTCCGTTTGAAAGAGCATTTAGCGATTATTACGTTGAAAGAGTTTTGAACAAATAACTGGGTGTTAACATTTTTTcaacagaatttaattttaaagtaattaaaatggtCTGTAATATAACGTGCGTGTTTAGCGGGGGTAATTAGTATTATAGCACGACATTCTAAGTTACCAacacaattcatttttaaatccCGACGCAAAAACTACAGGGTGGTGTTACGTTTTAAGGAATATTGTGATGGGTAAATACTGAAGTAACCCTACGTAACATTTGCCCatcgatttttatttttcttgttaaatGATCTCTTTCTTTTATTGCGTtgaccattaaaaaaaatagatgcATCTCTATCATCTATTTTTATGGTCAAACTGGAAAACTTCTATAATTACTTCAATgttaaattgtttaaattaacATTCGGATATTTTGTCGTCCATTTTTCAAAGCCCAAACACATGCGATGAAAGACAGTGAATAATGGTGCATGGTTCTTgacctatattatttttggaaatgcCCCAAACATATAGTGGCCTTATTCTTTATGTTGAAATAATGTTTagaattcatttaatttaataatttattaaagacTTGATGGATTTAAgaaaggttttaatttttttattcactAAAAGTTCGACTGGTCgcatattttacttatttaatagTTGAATTGTTGTCACTTACCTACAAAGTCCTTCAGGAATCATTTCCAAAACGTTGTTGGCAGCTGAAAACACCTCCAAACTTCCAAGCTTCCCAATCCCTGAGGGTATGCCTTCGAAGTCTAGTTTATTGTCATCCACATGCAACCTCCTTAGGTTCTGAAGTTTCACCAAGGAGGCTGGTAACGAAGTCAGGTTGTTTCTAGAGAGGTTTAAACTCTCAAGCTTCTGCCAATTGTCCATAGCTGGAATGTTTGTATAGTCATTATATTTTTCTCTTAGATATAACATGCAAAGGGGAATTACGATTGTCGTTACACAGAGCTACCCATTGGAATTTATGACGGTTTATCTTTCAGTGGACACTTAAGAATGCAAAGAGAAGATAATATAAACCCATTGTATTGTACAATGGAGACATGTACCGATGATAATGCATCCCTATTCGAATAAAGGACGAACTCAAAGACAAATTCGAATttctagaaagaaaaaaaacctaCACCATATCATAAGCTGGATGTAACTGGCAGGCGCAAAGTTTTTGCAGGTCACTAGTCTGTTCTGAACTTGAAAAGGATCGCTTACACGTACTGTGACTCGACCAGAGCCACGGATGGGCGGCCGTGGTCACCAGCGGAACATCTATGTTCACATTTACACTGTATCAAGTGTCTAAACACGTGTTCAGGTCCTTTGTGAGAAACTTTGAATAAAGAATTATACTGGTTTGGTTGCCAGtgtctattttaatttaaacgttTCCTTTGTTAATTTTAAGTGTCCTATTCATCCTACATTTATTTACCCCATTCATTGTATATGATGACTTATTATAAGATTTTAGAGGTATTAAATTCATCATAGATTCTCAAGCAGTTCTAAtatatttgattaatttatcaGACCAAGCATCAAAGTCCATTTAGTAACACTTGGGTATGATGCAATGCAATACGACATATAGTTTTCATTACTGATTGAGCAATTATTGTCACACCCATGGCCATGTAAAATAGAAAGCATGACTAGATTCTAATTGCACACAATCATGCAAATGTGCAAGTGAAATTATGATGGCTTGATATGTGCATTGATTTCAGTGCgcttcataaaattatacagTAATGTAATAGAATTTCTGATGTGATCCATCTTTATTCATTAGAGATGTTTCTATAATGCTGTGAACAgtatacagtagttacatttttgAACACATTCTTGTAGAATGCTGTGCaagaattctaaaaaaatatgttgatggTGTAATTATTTAGTATGtttttaatcgatttttttttattgaaatgtagCTTTATTTTTTAGGATTCAACTTTTTCCTTTAACTAAATTCCCAAAAAATTCGAATTCCTGATTCTCAATtcagatgatttttttttttctcagagTCTTAACTGCAATAAATTACTACCATAAGCAGAAGCCTTGTAATAATCATGTAATTCCACTGGCATGCTGTCAATGAAGAGCATTGGAATTTAGTAAGCTATTTTATCTAAGGTAGGTAGAGAATCTTATCACAAATACAACAATAAACAATGATATTGTATTAGATTGTGAGATCATACAAAGTATCATGCACTGCATTTGTTTACCAATATTAGCTACATTGATATAAAAGAATTTGGAGCAGTTAACAAACAGTACAAAGGCTATGAGGATTTATGAGTAACTACAatgtaattcaattaaataccGCAAATATTCTaagctacataaaatatattacaaattattaaaaaaaacagatgTGTCCTTACCTGAAGACACTTCAGTAATCTCATTGTCACTAAGATTTAGCCTTTTGAGACTTAGCAATGAATACAAGGCGTCAGGTACTTTAGTCAAGGCATTCTTAGACAAGTCTACATCAGACAAGTTAGATAGGGTGTCAAGAGATGCAGGCAGATTGGCCAGGGTCCTCTGAGTGTTACGCATGTGTAGCACTTCTAAACTCTGAAGTGAGGGTAGTTGTCTGAAAAAGATAATTCTTTTATAAACCTGTTTCTGTTAATTGGgcttcaaattaattatttatgtatcttACCTCAATTGAAAAACACCAAGTGGGTTATCATTCAGTATAAGAGTCTGCAGGTTCGCCAGCCTCCTTGTCTGAGGGGGCAAAGTCTCCAATATATTGTTAGAAAGATCCAGAAACAATAGATCTGTCAGTTGCACAAATAAAGTAGGTGGTATGCTCTCAATTCTGAAACAAAAAGTAACATGCTGTTAATACTTTATCTATATGTAAAAACAGGCTTTGttcatgaaataaatacattatcaaTTTGTTGGCTTTATATAAAGCAATTTTTATTAACTTGCTACAATTTTATTATGGCTTTTCTAATAAAGTATTTCAACAATAATATTCTATAAAGAACTTACTTGTTATTGCTGAGATTTAAGACAAGCAAAGATTTGGCTTTCTCCAGTCCCTCAGGAACTTCCTTGAGTCTGTTATGTGAGAGGTCCAGAGTGGTGAGCTCCTCGAGCCTGAAGAGCTCGGCCGGGATGCCCGAGCTCTTCACCTTGTTGTGCCTCACATTCAATGATCTCAAACATTTCAGCTCAGTCAACTCACCAAACAACTTCTCTAAACTGTTCTTCTTCAACGAAAGATTCTCCTGtgattttaattatgtataagATTTGGGTAGTAACAGGAAAGAAATTAAGTTATAGTTATTCTAACACTTTCATACTTTTCGATATTATCaagtatgtaatgtaatatCTTATGTTTGGaacaaactatttaaaattaacccttattttttatttcttgctaTTTTTACAGAATAATTCAGAACAAGTTTTTTTGTAAGATTCAAGTTGCTTTGTTCATTTTATCAACAACAGAAGTAGGAAaagttttgaaatacttttaaaacaGCAGTGCTTACTTACCAATTTCATTAACTTTCCCAGTTCCTCGGGAATATCAGAAAGATTAGTTTTGTCCAGCCTTAGCCATTGAAGACCAGTCATGTACCGAATAGCATCGGGGAATTTATCGTCCtataagaagaaaatatttagaCCCAAATAGGAAAGCAAAGGTTAGGGATATGATATCATCCCTGACAGATAAGACGATGAACAGTTAATTTCACATAACACTTACGCTGAAATCATTGCAAGTAAAGTCTACACCACGCACAAACGGCAATAAACCCGTATTTGCCATGTTTACAccgatttatttatgaaattacaTTGGTTCTCAGTAAAAAAGTTGTCAGGTGAAATGACATTTAAACTATTTTGCAcagattatatttatttatagagtaTGTGTCATCAGCCGACACAGCCACAGATAGATTAAATTGCGTAAGGGAGTGTTCCAACAACAGTCTCAAAACACTTAGCTTCCCAATCTGTCCATTCTCACTGAAAACATTCAAAAAATGCTTTTTCCAGCTTTTTCTTGTAAACCCGAGAAAATTGAGAAATTAGATAAAATCTTTTCTTAACCGTATCTACAATAAAAAACTGTTGGTTAACATAATTATTGAGCATAATTAATTGATTAGTTGATTATTGAGCATAATTATTATTCAGTTTTCATTGCATCGTCTAGCTAAAGTCCAAAGATTTCTatacttttcatttaattattgttatttatttgaaaaaacctTAAGGAAGAGTTAGGGAAAAAGCTTGaagtatttatatatgtataattttctttatttcagaaTAAAAAATGCATAACTACAGACTGGTTGCAACAATTTGGTAGAAACTTGTTGCACCTAACGGAAAACACTCACAATTCAAACTTTGGCGGGTCGCTATTTCCTGTACGTTGTAGATAATGTTTATGATATTGATTTCAGAGAGCTTGATGACCCTGGCAATGCACCAGCATATctataatatataggtacacCCCCCATATATAAATGTAGAGGGCTGCATCGATTTTGGGCGGTACCAATTTGTATGTATAGgtgacctggggcccgattctcctaagttaataatgtcaaaatcgaatagtaatcgaatcgcaatacgatcgtaatagcagttttaaccatatcgagcattctgctactaataaaagaccaatcgtattcgattgacatttgattggtgtgcgattggtatgctattttggtaattttggtctatacggtagtttgccgtgcaatcattttgcaatcgtaaaacatttgcagacaaaatgattcattattgaatggcagaaaagaataaaaacgtttatttcaaagaaaaaatagcggaatgccacatacgcttcaatagtaatcgagtcgggattggatctcagtcgaatcgagtcgaacgtcaatcgaaggtcgcttaagtaaaattaggagaatcgggcccctgctatgTATCTAGACCTAGACAAAGGAAAATCGTACGCTGCGTTTCGACTAGATTCGGTAATTACTATATCGGTGATTATCAATTCGGATGCTTTcctgcttttttttttataatgcaaATAGTAAGCAGCAATACGAATTCCAAAATGGAACGAATACttacgttttatttaaaataataaaatcatttggCTCAATTATTATACACTGTATTACTTTTTGCCACATTTTGTTCTATGATAAATATACAGATgattaaaaaatgcattttcaacAGTACATTTATTCTAATAACAAAGCATcacctataaaatgtttttcacaaataaaatgaCTATCTCACTAATCAAtgaataattacaaaattagaCCCAGTGCCTAACATACCTGCAACCTTTAGGAACAGAAAAACATAATAGACAGTATGAGAAAATGCAACTTATCTGTAATATACAGTTCAATATAAACagtaatttgattattttgttaACATTCATTATGATTATGAGTAAATGCAATTGGGTATATAAATGTAAGTACTACTGTACATAAGACTTCAGTGATACCCAAAACAAAATAGGtcaaataatgtttcaaaaagGTACCTATTTCTTTTAACTAATACACTAACATTAAAGCATTCAGGGTGATATTTGAATATTTCctttatatattattacaatGAAGATGTCAAACAGGTTACAATGAATGTGCTGTTCAGGTTGAATAACTAGTTTATCGCGGCATGGGCGGCATGTTCGGCATTGGACCTGACAGGGCTGTGTTAGTGCCTAACAGGACCTGGAATCACAAAAAAGTCATTAAGatatatgtttatgtatttacaacTATCATtgtaatacaagctgttgatttgcatccgtgccatagtcaaggacgtaattatgctaatgattctcgacccaaatcaacaaaaaaatcggtacgtaatttttattttttagtttttttttcggaattccgtcaatgtcatctagccatatttaaacttggcgcgtgtgttactggccttaaaaccgtgctgcgccctcacacaaacgcaaacacaaagcatacgcaacgattattcataaatttcattcataaaattgggttacttctgaaatactacgacataacaatgacaaaaaaagcagtgcatattagctatttcccgtcttctGTAAtcccaatcgattatttacgtattttatgtcctcctcctgaagtatggcacaaatgcaaatcaacaccttgtatatgtaAGCAGCATCGGGCCATATATTTACCTGTTTCTGTTGTGACTTTTCCAATTCAGCCATTTGAGCTCTCTCAACTTCAAATATAACTGGAGCAAACAGAATAACTGATGAACTAGCAATCACCCACATCACTGAGCGAGATAGTCCATATAGAGTTTTAACTCCAGacctgtaacaaaaacaacttaaaCATAATTATCCACACACGAGTAAGCCACGGTCTACTTGTTTTAATTACTTGGCTACAACTGATACAAAGAAAACAGTTGTTAGTAGTTACGAACAACCATCAGTACAAACAAACTTGTTTCCCACTTAATTCATAATCAAACCACTTTTTGTTTTACTACCAAGTAGGGTTTTTTGAGTATATCTTGATATTTCGCTGTAACTGCATATCAAAGAGACTACCTAACAAGGAATGTTGATGTAACTTACAGTGTGTTTGTAGTAAATGTGTAAGTGCAGCTTCGAACACATTCCGGGAACATCTCAGTCAAGCCCCATAACCTCTCTGATAAGGTTTCGTCAGGTTCCTAAAAgacatattatatatttttcacacTTATCAACtcacaaatattatattgatatGAATTTAATGAACATGGTAAAACACAACTCACATCATCATATTCCTTCAATGGCCCAGCCAAAGGACCTCCGGTAGGTCCTCCAAAACTGCCGCCGGTAGGTCCTCCAATAGTGCCTACGGTAGATCCTCCGGTGTGACCTCCAGTAGTTCCTCCGGTATGTCCTCCGGTATGCCCTCCAGTGTGTCCACCGGCTTGTCCTCCAGTGTGTCCACCGGCTTGTCCTCCAGTGTATCCTCCGGTATGACCTCCAGGAGAGCCTCCAGTAGAGCCCCCAGTATTTCCTCCAATGGGTCCCCCTAGAGGTCCTCCTAAAGGTCCTCCAGTAGGTGGCCCACTAGTAGGAGTCCCCGCGCTGGGCGACGATCCTAACTGCAAATAGATTTGTTATCATTAACAGGTCACGTTTGTCCTAAATTCCACTATCAGTAGTCCATACATACAGAGGGGGTTATGAAAAATTCATCGGGTCTACGCTCTGGAGTATCATCTTTGCTCGCAGTCAAAGATTCCATTCCGCTGTCACTTTGTTCCAGTTCATCAGTTAAATCCATAAGCATGTTATAATTAGTACTActgttataaattaattacactTTTGGGTTAATTCTAAATAGAATCTTAATTCCAATTGAATTTTATAGCCCCCAAAATCGTAACATGCACTATCCTTGCACAAAAGACGTGATAAGTGTTGCcagctttttatttataattttattttaatttttgtgtatgTTGCATCACCTATGACTAAAATtcaactaaaaagtaaaaacgcAATTTTATCACGCTTAGAGCAGATTCTTACAGACAAATTAGTATTCGGTAttcggatttatttatttgccgtTAATTTTTTCTCCCAAACAGCCTTAATAAAAATCATGATAGTTTTCCCAGTTATAATGAAAACTTGACGATTCTATGACTTCCATGAATATATTCCTAACATCATTagtcgtttaaaaaaaacataattcaaaATATCTCTACTAAGGTGACTACGATGCATGGTGGCTGGTTTATAAGAAGAAACAACACAGCTTATTTAAGAGGCTAATGGATATAATGGAACTAACGGCAACAATTCTAGTACTTACAGAAGAATTTATCTTTCAGTCATTATGCTTTTGGAACTACTACTTTTTACTAGTTCGTGGGAACAACTACGCAAAGCTACGAATCGAAGTACCTATGCCTACTATATGTAAAAGATATTTACTTGGCAATCAGATGGATTACTGCATGTGCAAGGAGGTTCTGTGGGCAtttcttgaaataaattattcttgAAAAACTAGTCATATAATATAAGTGatattatatttgaaaatatctttttaccactgacattgctttaaaaaaaagttctaattttaaaatttgacAGGAATAATTTTTACGTTTGCATAGTGCTCTAAAcgctttttgtattttcaattatttaactttgtaGCATTTTGATTGACACTCTAGTTCAGACAACAGCTAGGCTGTGAGCcttgttttattacaaattgtctttttttatgaaacttattTGAAAAGATCAATGGATCATCATGATTGCTTCATTAATCAAAAATTCAATCAAGTCTAGTgagacaatatttattaaaaatcgtTCGAATGATCGGATGTAACACTATCCCTCTAAGTTTAGGCACTTTTGTATGCACCTATTCGACTATTTGTACACAACATTCTCTTAAAAATTTAAGCGGTTAAGTTGGTagacttattttattaataatctgTGATAATTATGGCAATTGATATTTGATTGACAGTTGACAGCAGTCTTTTTTCTGGAATCTGCCATATTTCGTGCAATtagattaaaatttaatttttaatagtaTTACTTCGTCGATCAATTAATGATTTTAGTCTCCTGGCATGCTTTAGTCATCTTATTTTCATATTCGAATGATACTTTAACACTGGAACAAAACGCTGATCTGTTCCCCAATAGGTTACATTGTAATTTTACATGCAGAAGTCTTAATTTATGTTAGTCAGTGAGTGTGTTACCGCTGCCAAAATTGGTGAAGTCTGCCTATGTACCGTTGAGTTTCCTTCAAGTCGTGCTTCGAAGGTATGTATTTGCATTTTTCATACTATTTTGTCAAGTTAATCTGTGTAATAATAGTAATAGCTGTTTTTGCATTTAATGCTATGGTATTTTTactgttaaaaaaaatcaatacttaGAGACGCTGCTTACCTAAGTACCAAAATGATTCTGCTTTGGCTTATTTTCACTGGTTGTACAGTATAAATCTACTGGACTTACTTGTAAGGTGACATcacataggtaggtaatttaAAGTATTTGAGTAATGGCACTCACTTGTTGTCAAGTTTATCAACTGcatgtttattattatagaatTGTCAGGACTCATGAACGTCAGTTTTACCCAAGACTTTAAATTGATGGGCacagattgcaatgatggagtATGAAATATATAATCTATCTTGGAATTATTTCATAAATCATAGAGATAATGCAGATACTTATGACTTcagatttgtatgagtcaaatCTCTGTGATTGATATATTGCATCACTAACATCAATAgtgatggcctagtgggtaaaaaaccaacctctgtatgagtgtgggttcgattccaggtcaggcatgtAGCAATGTAGCTTTTCTAACTTTGTAGGCACTTTCTTTCATTAAGTACATCTTTTATACCAATGGCTGATTGAAGGCGAAGCAAAtcatcttgaggaaacttgaACTATGAAGTCCAaaatcaccaacctgcattgagcTACTATCAAAACGTGATGGTTAACGTTCAATCCTTttctgtgtgagaagaggcctgtgcctagcagtgagacaataaaaaggctgacgaTGATAAATAACAACATTGCATCAGCAAAAATCTATAATGATGAATGATTTTCACGAAGatgggtattttttaaatacactcTATTTTCATAGAAGTAGACTTCTTAACATAAAACAGCTGATTTTAATCAGAACCTTAATCAGCTTTTTTTAGCGAAACAAACAATTGCCAACATGTGGGTATACTTTTATTATGCCTGTCAAACTTGTGAAAACAATGATGATAGTAGTACATTTGGCTTATCAAGATAGAATAGCAACAACAGTACAAGATTTTCCATTAACTATATCTTGTTATAACTGGTTTTTACTTGGAGATgagtaatttttattgtatggGTACAGTTAGCTTGACTGCAAACAATAGATAATTAAATATACAAGGTTAACAGAATAATTAGTAGAAATGCCTACAGTAAATATACTGATCATGATGATTCCTTTAAATTCCTACCAAATAGTAGTAATTTAATAAGTTATTACACTTATTTGCACAAACGTGGTGTAAACTGTGTAACATTATGGTCACAGATGTTTTACTTGACACAAAGTTATGATAACCTGTAAAATATGCTTTATGTTTAAAgctataaaagttattttaatttggcAAATGATAATGCTTTAAATAGCTTGGAAGTATCTTATCTGCAGAGTATTATAAGGTATGCTTCGTTAGGCTACAGATTACGGGTTAATACCTGTGTGAACTgcatgaaaactttccaagtgaGCAAAATTACTCAAAATATCATAAGTATTCCCTGTAGTGCTTTTCATGCCAAATAAATGCTGCAATGAACATTTCCAATGGGTATTTAAAGAATTCATTGATGTACCGTATTGTACGATTTTGTTTTCCATATCTGAAAtgcattgtaatttatttttaaggaaaattgtgtttattcatattttttttacaatgccAATGAGAATAAAGAGTTGTAAATCTTATATTCATTTACAAAATCCATTAATAATTTCCATTAATAAACAACATTGAAGGGCAATAAGATTAAAAAGAATGGAGTCACATTACACTGCTACTTGCACCTTTTGAAATTCTGGACAATTATTGTGATTTTTGTTTGCAACACGTCAGTGCCAGACATACATGACAGGTAGCACAATCAACGAATCTTTAAAAactttaagttaaaaatatgctaaaatattcataacactTGATCTCCCGAAAATAAATGGTGGATCTAAAATTACTCACTCAACCGTCAGGGTTGAGGTTTCATTATAATATGCATTGGCAACAGACAGACGgaaattttgagttttaatttattcagttaaaaaaaagtgtttgtTCCCTTGCCAAGGAGacattaaactaaataataaataaatgctgaGATAATCTCTATTTGTTTTTAGTTAGGTTCTCTTTGTCAGTTGCAATACCTTCCATGAATCATTTTTTCTCTGGATTTTTCCAGCTCATAAGCTTATCTTTTATGTAATGTTGGCATTGgtgcaaattatataaaaaaatactcttgAACTTTTGATATGAAGAAATTCTTTAAATACTTCTTTCCTGTTCCATAAAAAATAGTCCCAGTACTtcacagttttattatttacatagacTTGAATAAAAATACCGGATTAATGATTCACCTACTGATAAATAGATGGTTGTTTTGAATGTCTATTTTTGTCGCTCGTTTACgtctatattttctattttgatGTGTTAGAACTTTGAACCGTTACTCAAtagttaaatttatttcatcactTATCATTTGAGACAATAAACAAGTTATAAACAAGCCCCCGATCTGTCAATGGATTTCATTCATTACGGCTGCTTACGTCACGAGTGTCGTCAGGCTCTGAAACGCCACAGAGCG
The DNA window shown above is from Helicoverpa zea isolate HzStark_Cry1AcR chromosome 16, ilHelZeax1.1, whole genome shotgun sequence and carries:
- the LOC124637698 gene encoding circumsporozoite protein-like, encoding MLMDLTDELEQSDSGMESLTASKDDTPERRPDEFFITPSLGSSPSAGTPTSGPPTGGPLGGPLGGPIGGNTGGSTGGSPGGHTGGYTGGQAGGHTGGQAGGHTGGHTGGHTGGTTGGHTGGSTVGTIGGPTGGSFGGPTGGPLAGPLKEYDDEPDETLSERLWGLTEMFPECVRSCTYTFTTNTLSGVKTLYGLSRSVMWVIASSSVILFAPVIFEVERAQMAELEKSQQKQVLLGTNTALSGPMPNMPPMPR